Proteins co-encoded in one Streptosporangiales bacterium genomic window:
- a CDS encoding AAA family ATPase: MDAAHATVVVVMGVSGSGKTTIGQRVAAQLGCEFLEGDERHPPANVAKMRAGEPLDDEDRRPWLRDLAGWIASRLGGGDGGVVACSALKRSYRDILRGGAEGVFFVHLAASREVISQRVASRTHDFMPADLLDSQFADLEPLQPDEVGVTVDVTRDRASIVGDIVAAIEAAR; encoded by the coding sequence ATGGACGCAGCGCACGCCACGGTGGTCGTCGTGATGGGTGTCTCCGGGTCCGGGAAGACGACGATCGGGCAGCGGGTCGCCGCGCAGCTGGGGTGCGAGTTCCTCGAGGGCGACGAGCGGCATCCGCCCGCGAACGTGGCGAAGATGCGTGCCGGCGAGCCGCTCGACGACGAGGACCGCCGGCCGTGGTTGCGCGACCTGGCCGGGTGGATCGCTTCGCGCCTGGGCGGCGGCGACGGTGGCGTGGTCGCGTGCTCGGCGCTCAAGCGCAGCTACCGCGACATCCTCCGCGGCGGCGCCGAGGGGGTGTTCTTCGTCCACCTGGCGGCGAGCCGGGAGGTCATCTCGCAGCGCGTCGCCAGCCGTACGCACGACTTCATGCCGGCCGACCTGCTCGACAGCCAGTTCGCCGACCTGGAGCCGTTGCAGCCGGACGAGGTCGGGGTCACCGTGGACGTGACCCGCGACCGGGCGAGCATCGTCGGCGACATCGTCGCGGCCATCGAAGCCGCCCGCTGA
- a CDS encoding MFS transporter — protein MSEPSVPAAAAGSDSDLGRRTIRRVAMRLLPFVALLYFINYLDRTNIGFAKLTMSEDLALTETMFGLASGLFFIGYLVLEVPSNLALHKFGARRWIARIMLTWGILAAAMAFVPNAGTLYVLRLLLGVAEAGFFPGIILYLTFWFPKRERAKIVALFIAAVPISSMLGAPLSTAIMYATDGLAGLAGWRVMFLVEGLPAILLAFVTWFYLTDRPADAKWLTPDQREWLAAEMAQEEAETGQQFHFPLRKALTNPRVIALSFVYFGIVYGLYALSFFLPTIVDGFQQQFGVEYSLVQVGMITAVPYAVAAIAMVLWAHHGDRTRERVWHVALPAIVGGAAIPIALYLQSPLLTMIAVTVCAVGVCCGLPTFWSLPTTFLTGAAAAGGIALVNSIGNLAGFVAPYVTGALADLTGTQNAGMWAVGAAMVGAGVLTIALGAAPKAKE, from the coding sequence ATGTCCGAGCCGTCCGTGCCGGCCGCCGCGGCGGGAAGCGACAGCGACCTGGGCCGGCGGACGATCCGGCGGGTGGCGATGCGGCTGTTGCCGTTCGTCGCGTTGCTCTACTTCATCAACTACCTGGACCGTACGAACATCGGCTTCGCCAAGCTCACCATGAGCGAGGACCTGGCGCTGACGGAGACGATGTTCGGGCTGGCGTCCGGCCTGTTCTTCATCGGCTACCTGGTGCTGGAGGTGCCGAGCAACCTCGCGTTGCACAAGTTCGGTGCCAGGCGCTGGATCGCCCGCATCATGCTGACCTGGGGCATCCTCGCCGCCGCCATGGCGTTCGTGCCCAACGCCGGCACGTTGTACGTGCTCAGGCTGCTGCTCGGCGTCGCGGAAGCCGGCTTCTTCCCCGGCATCATCCTGTACCTGACGTTCTGGTTCCCGAAGCGGGAGCGGGCGAAGATCGTCGCCCTGTTCATCGCGGCGGTGCCGATCTCGTCGATGCTCGGCGCGCCGCTGTCCACGGCGATCATGTACGCCACGGACGGGCTGGCCGGGCTCGCCGGCTGGCGGGTGATGTTCCTCGTCGAGGGCCTGCCGGCGATCCTGCTGGCCTTCGTCACCTGGTTCTACCTCACCGACCGGCCGGCGGACGCGAAGTGGCTGACCCCGGACCAGCGGGAATGGCTGGCCGCCGAGATGGCGCAGGAGGAGGCGGAGACCGGTCAGCAGTTCCACTTCCCGCTGCGCAAGGCGCTGACCAACCCGCGGGTCATCGCGCTGTCGTTCGTCTACTTCGGCATCGTCTACGGCCTGTACGCGCTGTCGTTCTTCCTGCCCACCATCGTGGACGGCTTCCAGCAGCAGTTCGGGGTGGAGTATTCGCTGGTGCAGGTCGGCATGATCACCGCCGTGCCGTACGCGGTCGCGGCGATCGCCATGGTGCTGTGGGCGCACCACGGGGACCGCACCAGGGAACGGGTGTGGCACGTGGCGCTGCCGGCCATCGTCGGCGGCGCGGCGATCCCCATCGCGCTCTACCTGCAGAGTCCGCTGCTGACCATGATCGCGGTGACGGTGTGTGCCGTCGGGGTGTGTTGTGGTCTGCCGACGTTCTGGTCGTTGCCCACCACGTTCCTCACCGGTGCCGCAGCGGCCGGCGGTATCGCCCTGGTGAACTCGATCGGCAACCTGGCCGGTTTCGTCGCCCCGTACGTCACGGGAGCGCTCGCGGACCTGACCGGCACCCAGAACGCGGGGATGTGGGCGGTCGGCGCCGCGATGGTCGGCGCCGGCGTGCTGACGATCGCGCTTGGTGCCGCCCCGAAGGCGAAGGAGTGA
- a CDS encoding amidohydrolase → MPTLAALLDDARALQERIVEFRRKLHRQPEIGLDLPITRQAILDEIADLGLDITLSERTSAVIAKLTGGKPGPTVILRGDMDALPLKEDTGLPFASEFPGVMHACGHDTHVAMLAGAARLLAGRRDELAGNVVFFFQPGEEGDGGARIVLEEGLLDYPRDSVAGAFALHISTSEHTGVVSLRRGAQLAAADTFRVTVTGRGGHASSPAAANDPIPVACEMVTALQTVMTRRVKAFDPAILTVAHLVAGTTTNVIPATASIEGTIRTLSEDVRTAVHEHLRRVVAGVAAAHDMTAEVDIELGYPVTVNDDAFAERVHTVTTDLLGEHAKWMDQPIMGAEDFSYVLQAYPGAMAFIGACPPDQDTGSVPWNHSNLVVFDEAAFSSGIATHAAVTLDLIGS, encoded by the coding sequence ATGCCGACACTCGCCGCTCTACTCGACGACGCCCGTGCACTGCAGGAGCGGATCGTCGAGTTCCGTAGGAAACTGCACCGTCAACCGGAGATCGGCCTCGACCTGCCGATCACCCGGCAGGCCATCCTCGACGAGATCGCCGACCTCGGCCTGGACATCACGTTGTCCGAGCGTACGTCCGCCGTCATCGCGAAGCTGACCGGCGGCAAGCCGGGCCCGACGGTGATCCTGCGTGGCGACATGGACGCGTTGCCGCTGAAGGAGGACACCGGCCTGCCGTTCGCGTCCGAGTTCCCCGGCGTGATGCACGCGTGCGGGCACGACACGCACGTGGCGATGCTCGCCGGTGCCGCCCGCCTGCTGGCCGGCCGCCGCGACGAGCTGGCCGGCAACGTCGTGTTCTTCTTCCAGCCCGGCGAGGAGGGCGACGGCGGCGCGCGGATCGTCCTCGAGGAGGGGCTGCTCGACTACCCGCGCGACTCGGTGGCGGGTGCGTTCGCCCTGCATATCTCGACGTCGGAGCACACCGGGGTGGTCTCGCTACGCCGCGGCGCGCAGCTCGCCGCCGCGGACACCTTCCGTGTCACGGTCACCGGCAGGGGCGGGCACGCGTCGTCACCGGCGGCCGCGAACGACCCGATCCCCGTGGCCTGCGAGATGGTAACCGCGCTGCAGACGGTGATGACCAGGCGGGTGAAGGCGTTCGACCCGGCGATCCTCACGGTGGCGCACCTGGTCGCCGGCACCACCACGAACGTGATCCCGGCGACAGCGTCCATCGAGGGCACGATCAGGACGCTGTCCGAGGACGTCCGTACGGCCGTGCACGAGCACCTGCGCCGGGTGGTGGCCGGTGTCGCAGCCGCCCACGACATGACCGCCGAGGTGGACATCGAGCTGGGTTACCCGGTGACGGTCAACGACGACGCGTTCGCGGAGCGCGTCCACACCGTCACGACCGACCTGCTCGGCGAGCACGCGAAGTGGATGGACCAGCCGATCATGGGCGCCGAGGACTTCTCCTACGTCCTCCAGGCGTACCCGGGTGCGATGGCGTTCATCGGCGCCTGCCCGCCCGACCAGGACACCGGCTCCGTCCCGTGGAACCACTCCAACCTGGTCGTCTTCGACGAGGCGGCGTTCAGCTCCGGCATCGCCACGCACGCGGCGGTCACCCTGGACCTGATCGGCAGCTGA
- a CDS encoding isochorismate synthase: MSDRTTGTANLLATYRAGQTFFATRRGMLLGEGVRATLPATDGDQAWATLPARATALVEAAAADGSGAVVAGAIPFERTAAPHLFVPEVVRHNGPVDAEVDRYEPPAATRWQVRHDPPADGYAAAVAEAVSRFGTTPLEKVVLARTVHLTTTPAPDPAGILTALAARDPRGNTFAVPVPGTDPQVPRTFLGASPELLIGRYGDRVVANPYAGSAPRSADPVEDERLGSELLRSAKNLHEHAVVVDDIERLLRPFCRSLSLSPAPELVSTRSMWHLATRIEGVLADPATTALDVACALHPTPAVCGTPTELAYRTIAELEPFDRGYYAGMVGWLDADGDGEWVVAIRSAEVEGDRLRLFAGAGIVDGSVPADEMQETSAKFRTVLDAIGVQADL, encoded by the coding sequence ATGAGCGACCGCACCACGGGGACGGCGAACCTGCTGGCCACCTACCGTGCCGGGCAGACGTTCTTCGCCACCAGGCGCGGCATGCTGCTCGGCGAGGGGGTCCGGGCGACGCTCCCGGCGACCGACGGCGACCAGGCCTGGGCCACGCTGCCGGCGCGGGCCACCGCCCTGGTCGAGGCGGCCGCCGCAGACGGCTCCGGTGCCGTCGTCGCCGGTGCCATCCCGTTCGAGCGGACGGCGGCCCCGCACCTGTTCGTGCCCGAGGTGGTGCGCCACAACGGCCCGGTGGACGCCGAGGTCGACCGGTACGAGCCACCGGCGGCCACCCGCTGGCAGGTGCGCCACGACCCGCCGGCCGACGGCTACGCGGCCGCGGTGGCCGAGGCGGTGAGCCGGTTCGGCACGACACCGCTGGAGAAGGTGGTGCTGGCCAGGACCGTGCACCTCACCACGACGCCGGCGCCCGACCCGGCCGGCATCCTCACCGCGCTGGCCGCCAGGGACCCGCGCGGCAACACGTTCGCGGTGCCGGTGCCAGGCACCGACCCGCAGGTGCCGCGCACCTTCCTCGGCGCCAGCCCCGAGCTGCTCATCGGCCGGTACGGCGACCGTGTGGTCGCGAACCCGTACGCCGGCTCCGCGCCGCGCAGCGCCGACCCGGTCGAGGACGAACGCCTGGGCAGCGAGCTGCTCCGCTCGGCGAAGAACCTGCACGAGCACGCGGTCGTCGTCGACGACATCGAGCGCCTGCTGCGGCCGTTCTGCCGGTCGCTGTCGCTGTCCCCGGCTCCCGAGCTGGTCAGCACCCGGTCGATGTGGCACCTCGCCACCCGCATCGAGGGCGTGCTCGCCGACCCCGCGACCACCGCCCTCGACGTCGCCTGCGCACTGCACCCGACACCTGCGGTGTGCGGCACCCCGACCGAGCTGGCGTACCGGACGATCGCCGAGCTCGAGCCGTTCGACCGCGGCTACTACGCGGGCATGGTCGGCTGGCTGGACGCCGACGGCGACGGCGAGTGGGTGGTGGCGATCAGGAGCGCCGAGGTCGAGGGCGACCGGCTGCGGCTGTTCGCCGGGGCCGGGATCGTCGACGGCTCCGTACCCGCCGACGAGATGCAGGAGACGTCGGCGAAGTTCCGCACCGTGCTCGACGCGATCGGCGTCCAGGCGGACCTGTAG
- a CDS encoding tRNA-binding protein gives MRPKPEVEPSSFFDLDIRVGRVVDVRPHETARSAAYVVDVDFGLLGVRTTSAQVSHYSPDDLRGRLVIGVVNIGSRQIAGVKSEFLMIGAYATDGTVHLLSADQPGPEPGDIIG, from the coding sequence ATGCGACCGAAACCCGAAGTCGAGCCGAGCAGCTTCTTCGACCTCGACATCCGCGTCGGCCGCGTAGTCGACGTCCGGCCACACGAGACTGCGCGCAGCGCCGCGTACGTGGTCGACGTGGACTTCGGTCTACTCGGGGTACGTACTACGAGCGCGCAGGTCTCGCACTACTCGCCCGACGACCTCCGCGGCCGGTTGGTCATCGGCGTGGTCAACATCGGCAGTCGGCAGATCGCCGGGGTGAAGAGCGAGTTCCTGATGATCGGCGCCTACGCGACCGACGGCACCGTCCACCTGCTGTCGGCGGACCAGCCGGGCCCTGAGCCCGGTGACATCATCGGCTGA
- the pabB gene encoding aminodeoxychorismate synthase component I, producing the protein MWVRARRLPEAVDAEAAFAALYRDSPYGFWLDSSRPGDRQARWSFLGDAGGPLAQVVTADVWAGTVTVADSSGAAEQLSMPFFDWLGAHHERPVTMADADVPFQVGWVGYLGYELKAECGGARAHRAPNPDAALLFADRVVAIDAISARTYLFALDDGSGTAEQWLTETGDRLADLAPAEPPQFGVDATPLRLRHGRTEYLQLVDRCHQAIRVGDSYELCLTNMVEAPAGFDPWQAYRRLRQVAPAPYAAYLRFGDVAVLSTSPERFLAVGRDGVAQSRPIKGTRPRGRDAAEDAALAAELAANPKDRAENLMIVDLVRNDLARVAEPGSVEVAGLFEVETYATVHQLVSTVQARLRADRTAVDCVRAAFPGGSMTGAPKLRTMELLDELEGGPRGVYSGALGWLGVDGALDLAMVIRTAVVARGLVSYGVGGAIVADSDPVAEYEETAVKATPLLRLLGAEFTG; encoded by the coding sequence ATGTGGGTGCGGGCTCGGCGGTTGCCGGAGGCGGTGGATGCGGAGGCGGCGTTCGCCGCGCTCTACCGCGACAGCCCGTACGGGTTCTGGCTCGACAGCTCGCGGCCCGGTGACCGGCAGGCGCGGTGGTCGTTCCTCGGTGACGCGGGCGGGCCGCTCGCGCAGGTGGTCACGGCCGACGTGTGGGCGGGCACCGTGACCGTCGCCGACTCCTCGGGTGCCGCCGAGCAGCTGTCCATGCCGTTCTTCGACTGGCTGGGGGCACACCACGAGCGGCCGGTGACGATGGCCGACGCCGACGTGCCGTTCCAGGTCGGCTGGGTGGGGTACCTCGGGTACGAGCTGAAGGCCGAGTGCGGCGGTGCCCGCGCGCACCGGGCACCCAACCCGGATGCCGCGTTGCTGTTCGCGGACCGCGTCGTCGCGATCGACGCGATCTCCGCGCGCACCTACCTGTTCGCGCTCGACGACGGGTCGGGCACCGCGGAACAGTGGCTGACGGAGACCGGCGACCGGCTCGCCGACCTGGCACCCGCGGAGCCGCCGCAGTTCGGCGTCGACGCCACCCCGCTACGGCTGCGGCACGGCCGCACCGAGTACCTCCAGTTGGTCGACCGGTGCCACCAGGCGATCAGGGTCGGCGACAGCTACGAGCTGTGCCTCACCAACATGGTCGAGGCGCCGGCCGGGTTCGACCCGTGGCAGGCGTACCGGCGGCTGCGGCAGGTCGCGCCCGCCCCGTACGCGGCGTACCTCAGGTTCGGTGACGTGGCGGTGCTGAGCACGTCGCCTGAACGCTTCCTCGCCGTCGGCAGGGACGGGGTGGCGCAGTCGCGACCGATCAAGGGCACTCGGCCGCGCGGCCGGGACGCGGCCGAGGACGCCGCGCTCGCCGCGGAGCTGGCGGCCAACCCGAAGGACCGCGCGGAGAACCTGATGATCGTCGACCTGGTACGCAACGACCTGGCCAGGGTCGCCGAACCCGGTTCGGTCGAGGTCGCCGGGTTGTTCGAGGTCGAGACGTACGCGACCGTGCACCAGCTGGTCAGCACGGTGCAGGCGCGGCTGCGCGCCGACCGTACGGCCGTCGACTGCGTCCGGGCGGCGTTCCCCGGCGGGTCGATGACCGGCGCGCCGAAGCTGCGCACCATGGAGCTGCTGGACGAGCTGGAGGGCGGGCCGCGCGGGGTGTACTCGGGCGCGTTGGGCTGGCTCGGCGTCGACGGGGCGCTCGACCTGGCCATGGTGATACGTACCGCGGTGGTCGCCCGCGGCCTGGTGAGCTACGGCGTCGGCGGGGCGATCGTCGCCGACTCCGACCCGGTCGCCGAGTACGAGGAGACGGCGGTGAAGGCGACGCCGCTGCTCCGGTTGCTGGGCGCGGAGTTCACCGGCTGA
- a CDS encoding (Fe-S)-binding protein, with amino-acid sequence MRVGLFVTCINDAVLPETGKATVRLLERLGCTVAFPMGQTCCGQMHFNTGYRPECVPLVRRFVDAFRGYDAVVVPSGSCTGMIRHYHSVVAEEAGDRALQDAVTETVPRVYELSEFLVDVLGRVDVGATFPHRVTYHPTCHSLRLLEVGDRPLRLLGAVRGIDLVDLPAASECCGFGGTFALKNADVSTAMGADKVAHVRQTGAEVVVAGDNSCLTHIGGLLSRLRTGVRTMHLAEVLAATGGDR; translated from the coding sequence GTGCGCGTCGGGCTCTTTGTTACCTGTATCAATGACGCGGTGTTGCCGGAGACCGGGAAGGCGACGGTCCGGTTGCTCGAGCGGCTCGGGTGCACCGTGGCGTTTCCGATGGGTCAGACGTGTTGTGGGCAGATGCACTTCAACACCGGGTACCGGCCGGAGTGCGTGCCGCTGGTGCGGCGGTTCGTGGACGCGTTCCGCGGTTACGACGCGGTGGTCGTGCCGTCGGGGTCGTGTACGGGGATGATTCGCCACTACCACTCGGTCGTGGCGGAGGAAGCCGGCGACCGGGCGCTGCAGGACGCGGTCACGGAGACGGTGCCGCGGGTCTACGAGCTCAGTGAGTTCCTCGTGGACGTGCTCGGCCGGGTGGACGTGGGAGCGACGTTCCCGCACCGGGTCACGTACCACCCGACGTGCCACTCGCTGCGGCTGCTCGAGGTCGGGGACCGGCCGCTGCGGCTGCTCGGCGCGGTGCGCGGGATCGACCTGGTGGACCTGCCCGCGGCCAGCGAGTGCTGCGGGTTCGGCGGCACCTTCGCGCTGAAGAACGCCGACGTGTCCACGGCGATGGGCGCGGACAAGGTCGCGCACGTCCGGCAGACCGGCGCCGAGGTGGTCGTTGCGGGTGACAACTCGTGCCTCACCCACATCGGCGGGCTGCTCAGCCGGCTACGTACGGGCGTACGCACCATGCACCTCGCCGAGGTGCTCGCCGCCACCGGAGGTGATCGCTGA
- a CDS encoding iron-sulfur cluster-binding protein yields MSTFMGMPAFPEAAKHALADTQLRRNLAHATSTIRAKREQAIGELPDWPELRQAAAAIKDHTLRHLDTYLEQFEGAVQQAGGHVHWARDDTEACRIVLDLVRAHQADDVVKVKSMATQEIGLNEALGAAGVAAWETDLAELIVQLGDDAPSHFLVPAIHRNRTEIKEIFQREMAAVGRPAPADLTDEPRRLAEAARLHLREKFLRAKVGISGANFAVADTGTLVVVESEGNGRMCLTLPEVLISVVGIEKLVPSWTDLETFLQVLPRSSTAERMNPYTSTWSGVTPGDGPQEVHVVLLDNGRSRALADTVGRQALRCIRCSACLNVCPVYERVGGHAYGSVYPGPIGAILNPLLHGTTDPHDAALPYASTLCGACYEVCPVAIDIPSVLVEQRAAAVDTKRQSRKPDPERAAMRAAAWLFAEPNRLARAERAASATRAVTGRIRRLPRPIAGWTDSRDIPSPPRESFRAWWRRTRGSDSTHG; encoded by the coding sequence ATGTCGACGTTCATGGGGATGCCGGCCTTCCCCGAGGCGGCCAAACACGCACTGGCCGACACCCAGCTGCGCCGCAACCTCGCACACGCCACGTCGACGATCCGCGCGAAGCGCGAGCAGGCCATCGGCGAGCTGCCGGACTGGCCGGAGCTGAGGCAGGCGGCAGCGGCGATCAAGGACCACACGCTGCGCCACCTGGACACCTACCTCGAGCAGTTCGAAGGCGCGGTGCAGCAGGCCGGCGGCCACGTGCACTGGGCGCGCGACGACACCGAAGCCTGCCGCATCGTGCTCGACCTCGTCCGCGCGCACCAGGCCGACGACGTGGTGAAGGTCAAGTCGATGGCCACCCAGGAGATCGGCCTGAACGAGGCGCTTGGCGCGGCCGGCGTCGCCGCGTGGGAGACCGACCTCGCCGAGCTGATCGTGCAACTGGGCGACGACGCGCCCAGCCACTTCCTCGTCCCCGCCATCCACCGCAACCGCACCGAGATCAAGGAGATCTTCCAGCGCGAGATGGCCGCCGTCGGCCGCCCGGCACCTGCCGACCTCACCGACGAGCCCCGCCGGCTCGCCGAAGCGGCCCGGCTGCACCTGCGGGAGAAGTTCCTCCGTGCGAAGGTCGGCATCTCCGGCGCCAACTTCGCCGTCGCCGACACCGGGACGCTGGTCGTCGTGGAGTCCGAGGGCAACGGCCGGATGTGCCTGACGCTGCCCGAGGTGCTCATCTCCGTGGTCGGCATCGAGAAGCTCGTACCGAGCTGGACGGACCTGGAGACGTTCCTGCAGGTGCTGCCTCGGTCGTCCACCGCCGAGCGGATGAACCCGTACACCTCGACCTGGAGCGGAGTCACCCCGGGCGACGGGCCACAGGAGGTGCACGTGGTGCTGCTCGACAACGGCCGCAGCCGGGCGCTCGCCGACACCGTCGGCCGGCAGGCGCTGCGCTGCATCCGCTGTTCCGCCTGCCTCAACGTCTGCCCGGTGTACGAGCGGGTCGGCGGCCACGCGTACGGCTCGGTGTACCCCGGGCCGATCGGTGCGATCCTGAACCCGCTGTTGCACGGGACGACCGACCCGCACGACGCCGCACTGCCGTACGCGTCCACCCTCTGCGGTGCCTGTTACGAGGTGTGCCCGGTCGCGATCGACATCCCGTCGGTGCTGGTGGAGCAGCGCGCGGCGGCCGTCGACACGAAACGACAGTCACGCAAACCCGACCCGGAGCGGGCGGCGATGCGGGCGGCGGCGTGGTTGTTCGCCGAGCCCAACCGACTGGCCCGGGCGGAACGGGCCGCGTCGGCTACCCGCGCAGTGACCGGTCGGATCCGTCGACTGCCGCGGCCGATTGCCGGCTGGACGGACTCTCGTGACATCCCCTCGCCGCCACGAGAATCCTTCCGCGCCTGGTGGCGGCGCACCCGTGGCTCGGACAGCACCCACGGGTAG
- a CDS encoding aminotransferase class V-fold PLP-dependent enzyme — translation MELSQLVRREWPEPPPGHFAAPTIGLPTQSTLRALHTELEVWAGGDASAPGYDTAVERCRELYAKLVGVPGEWVAVGNQVSVWAGLVAAALPDGADVVVPAGDFSSVVYPFLVHADRGVRVRHVPLAELADAVRTETTLVAYSLAQSATGEVADADAVRDAATAAGALTMCDVTQAAGWLPVDASRFDITVCGGYKWLCHPRGTAFLTVRPERLDWLRPLYAGWYAGESRWDSIYGPEMQLASTAQRFDISPAWHCWVGAVPALELFTSVPPAEVYAHDSALADLLRKRVGADPTGSAIVTLPDPEGSAAEKLRAAGCAVSARAGNVRLGFHLWNTEADVDLAVAALQG, via the coding sequence GTGGAACTGTCACAGCTCGTCCGCCGTGAATGGCCTGAACCACCGCCAGGACACTTCGCCGCTCCGACCATCGGCCTGCCGACCCAGTCGACGTTGCGTGCGCTGCACACCGAGCTGGAGGTCTGGGCAGGCGGGGACGCGTCCGCACCGGGGTACGACACCGCCGTCGAGCGGTGTCGCGAGCTGTACGCCAAGCTCGTCGGCGTGCCAGGCGAGTGGGTCGCGGTCGGCAACCAGGTCTCCGTGTGGGCGGGGTTGGTCGCCGCGGCGCTGCCCGACGGCGCCGACGTGGTCGTGCCTGCAGGCGACTTCTCCTCGGTGGTGTATCCGTTCCTCGTCCACGCCGATCGCGGCGTGCGGGTACGGCACGTGCCGCTGGCCGAGCTGGCCGACGCCGTACGAACGGAGACCACCCTGGTCGCGTACTCGCTCGCCCAGTCGGCGACCGGCGAGGTGGCCGACGCGGACGCGGTGCGGGACGCGGCTACCGCCGCCGGAGCGCTCACCATGTGTGACGTCACCCAGGCCGCCGGCTGGCTGCCGGTCGATGCGAGCCGCTTCGACATCACCGTGTGCGGTGGGTACAAGTGGCTGTGCCACCCACGGGGAACGGCTTTCCTCACCGTCCGGCCGGAGCGCCTCGACTGGCTCCGCCCGCTCTACGCGGGCTGGTACGCGGGCGAGTCGAGGTGGGACTCGATCTACGGACCGGAGATGCAGCTCGCGTCGACGGCCCAGCGGTTCGACATCTCACCGGCCTGGCACTGCTGGGTCGGTGCCGTGCCCGCGCTCGAGCTGTTCACCAGCGTGCCGCCCGCCGAGGTGTACGCGCACGACAGCGCGCTGGCTGACCTGCTCCGCAAGCGCGTCGGCGCGGACCCTACGGGCAGTGCGATCGTGACGCTGCCCGACCCCGAAGGGTCGGCCGCGGAGAAGCTGCGGGCGGCGGGATGCGCGGTCTCGGCGCGGGCCGGCAACGTCCGGCTCGGCTTCCACCTCTGGAACACCGAGGCCGACGTCGACCTCGCAGTAGCGGCGTTGCAGGGCTGA
- a CDS encoding lactate utilization protein C, whose product MSRARDEILARVRGALRDVPRSETATEPSIPRAYGRGADPDTDVAALFTDRVEHYRATVRRIAAAELATAVADRLAERTVGRLVVPADLPAEWLDATSAEVVRDDGDHTADDLDRIDAVLTGCVVAVAETGTIVLDAGRHQGRRAISLVPDYHLCVVHADQVVGTVPEAIGRLDPGRPLTWISGPSATSDIELDRVEGVHGPRTLDVLLVG is encoded by the coding sequence ATGAGCAGGGCAAGGGACGAGATCTTGGCGCGGGTCCGCGGCGCGCTGCGTGACGTACCACGAAGTGAGACGGCGACAGAACCGTCGATACCGCGGGCGTACGGCCGGGGTGCCGACCCGGACACGGACGTGGCGGCGCTGTTCACCGACAGGGTCGAGCACTACCGCGCCACGGTCCGCCGGATCGCCGCAGCCGAGCTGGCGACCGCCGTCGCGGACCGGCTCGCCGAGCGAACCGTCGGCCGGCTCGTCGTCCCCGCCGACCTGCCCGCGGAGTGGCTGGACGCGACCAGCGCAGAGGTGGTCCGCGACGACGGCGACCACACCGCGGACGACCTCGACCGGATCGACGCCGTGCTGACCGGCTGCGTGGTCGCCGTCGCTGAGACCGGCACGATCGTGCTGGACGCCGGCCGCCACCAGGGCCGCCGCGCGATCAGCCTGGTGCCCGACTACCACCTCTGTGTCGTGCATGCGGACCAGGTCGTCGGTACGGTGCCGGAGGCGATCGGCCGGCTCGACCCCGGCCGACCGCTCACCTGGATCAGCGGGCCGTCCGCGACCAGCGACATCGAGCTGGACCGTGTCGAGGGTGTGCACGGCCCGCGTACGCTCGACGTGCTGCTCGTCGGCTAA